One window of the Triticum dicoccoides isolate Atlit2015 ecotype Zavitan chromosome 3B, WEW_v2.0, whole genome shotgun sequence genome contains the following:
- the LOC119278642 gene encoding germin-like protein 1-3, which yields MAPKQLPAVLLAASALLALAAPLLAGDPDMLQDFCVADYKSLDGPLRMNGFPCKRPENVTADDFFSTALALPGNTGNPVGSAVTAANVEKLPGLNTLGVSMSRVDYAPWGLNPPHTHPRATEIIYVLEGSLDVGFVTTAGKLFARTVCKGELFVFPRGLVHYQKNNGGAPAMAISAFNSQLPGTQSLAMAMFGSSPPVPTDVLARALQIDGGLVEAIKSKFPPK from the exons ATGGCGCCCAAGCAGCTCCCCGCGGTCCTCCTCGCCGCCAGCGCCCTCCTGGCCCTCGCCGCGCCGTTGCTCGCCGGCGACCCCGACATGCTGCAGGACTTCTGCGTTGCCGACTACAAATCCCTCGACGGCC CATTGCGGATGAACGGGTTCCCGTGTAAGAGGCCGGAGAACGTGACGGCCGACGACTTCTTCTCTACCGCGCTGGCACTCCCGGGCAACACCGGCAACCCGGTCGGCTCCGCGGTGACGGCGGCGAACGTGGAGAAGCTCCCGGGGCTCAACACGCTGGGCGTATCCATGTCCCGCGTGGACTACGCCCCGTGGGGCCTGAACCCGCCGCACACCCACCCGCGCGCCACTGAGATCATCTACGTGCTTGAGGGCTCCCTCGACGTTGGCTTCGTCACCACTGCCGGCAAGCTCTTCGCCCGCACCGTCTGCAAGGGCGAGCTCTTCGTCTTCCCCCGTGGCCTCGTCCACTACCAGAAGAACAACGGCGGCGCGCCGGCCATGGCGATCTCGGCATTCAACAGTCAGCTTCCGGGCACGCAGTCCCTCGCGATGGCGATGTTCGGTTCCTCGCCACCGGTGCCCACGGACGTGCTGGCCAGGGCGCTCCAGATCGACGGCGGCCTGGTGGAGGCCATCAAGTCCAAGTTCCCGCCAAAGTAA